The genomic stretch CCCATCATATCTAAAAGAATATTTCTACATGGAATGCCACTATTTTCACTGTCTTGAGATGATACCGTCAAtctactatttatttatttattattattattattattattttaacaatagtTGATCTAAGGTTGGATTGATATTGTCATATTAACATAGTAAAACAATGATGTAAAAGTATTATAGTGgtatagtatatagcattactctatctAAAATATATTAGATTTGAATGAGCGATAATTGTTCTTCGGACTAATAAAATTACTCATTGTTCTTACCCGTTGATGTTTGTGAAATCATTTGTATGTTAGAGTTTAAATTTGGAATTAcatgtttatataaaattttgtgGATCTACTATAATATACTTTCCATCTATATCAATAGAACTATCATttcaagaattatatatatatatatggagtaatgttatataataCCATAACATTATCTCACTATGTGTTGATATGACTTTGTTAATTTACCcttaacaatgaaaaaaaaatcaaattataattggcaatacaaaattagtatTGTGGGATAGTGGTGCGCATGTTATGTAAGTAGGATTTCTTTATAGGTTGACATCTTGGTCTCATGTTtccttacaaaaacaaaaacaaaaaatggttaattagaATAGTAGAATTAAGATTCTCTTCGGTTCAtttccagttagttatattggaggggtatttttgttatctgaaaaaagttaaaagacaaaaaaacccttcaaatataacaaactgaatattatccagttcatttaaACTGAAAATGATCTTGTTCCTAAAGAGTACCTGTAAAAGTACAACACCAATATCTTGGAAAAATCTACCATTAATACCCAAAATGAAGCTTTCTCCCCTTAGAGGATTCCCATCAAGCTCTTTacaatttctctaaatttaactttgaaaatgttttttttttttacttaactatccactttttaaaactaccaaatatcaaactctctaaatatttttctactttaactaaatattagtttttattaataaatgtaatTGGCATGAAACTCACTCGCTTCGATTCTATGTGAGAGATTTACCAAAATGCCATCCTAACAaccaaaagaatattaaaaaataaataacttttgcTTTTGATGTCTTTATGTTTGGAGAGGAATTAAAGTAAAtgttaaataaaaagtttgataaatgatattttctgtaaattttattaaaattttagagaagagaaatattaaatatgaaTAGCTTGATCGGATGCTCTTTCTACTCGGAAACATTGAGAATCAGAGATCCAATGGTGTGGGGCGCGGTTGAGTGGCCGGTTTGGGTGccataaatgtttttttttttttttttgtaacaggGTGCCATAAATGTTAACTGGTGAATAACATGGCAACATGCGTGTCAATCATTCGAATTTGTCTCAAATCCATAATAAAACGACAAGAAACGAAGGGAAGAGAGAGATCTAGTTctatatatcatatcatatgcTTAAATTTTACCAACAAATATTTACATCCAATCTCttgaacaaacaaataaatatatgtacactgtatatatatatatatatatggaaaaatataaaaagctcCCCAAATTATCAGcagttttcgatttagccccttaatgttctaaaagtgataaagtagcccccaaactaccaaactattgcattttggccactccgttagtcaaaaccgtcagtttggacggaaactgcaaaacaacgtcgttttgttatgggtaagttactacaatgcccttttatgaaaaaaaaaaatttggaaaaaaatataaaaaagccccccaaactaccagccgtttttattttagcctcctaatgttcagaaagtgataaagtagcccccaacaaaATGACATCGTTGTGCAGTTTCTGTCTAAACTGACAGTTTTGACTAGcgaagtggccaaaatgcaatagtttaaTAGTTttaggggctactttatcacttttgaaatattagaaGGCTAAATAAAAAACGACTGATAGTTTGGAAGACGTTTTTATATTtgtcccatatatatatatatatatatatatatatataatatgtatgcTAAGTTTGGCAAAGAGAGACAGACACCAAAATCGAAAGCTATCTCCTTCATTAAATAACCAAACATTCTATCCCCCACCTCTCTTTCACCTCCCTCTGAAATAAATAATAGCCGGCGTCAGATCCAAAGCTAGCTAGCCAACCACAGGAGACCAGCAGACCACCGCACCACCACTGCACGTGCAGTGCAGCCGGCagcctccctttttttttttctttttttttttttattccccTTTTCCTACTTTAAAAAGGTAGCAACTACAAGGCTCAAAGCCCACATGCTATGCCCTACAGGAttgctttgctttgcattttagACACCCATGTATACAATCATGATGCCAATGTAAATGTGCAATGTATCTGTTGCTTTCGCTTCTGACAATACCCTCTGTCACCCCTTTGCTATCCCATGCTTCCTCATTCATTTCTAGCTTCGGTTAAGATTTACCGTAATTATATGTCTGAATTGCTAGTAAATTAaacatcaataaattttaaattatcatagataaatagatttttttttatcaatctaAACAATTTAAACACGTAATTGTTGTACTTCAATAAAGATTCACACTAATTATCTATCTGAACTTGTTAGCAAATTAATcagtaaattttaaattatccTAGATAAATAAGTTCTTTGTTACAATTCAAACAAATAATTCCTACTTTTAGTGTCAGgacaaacatattttttttggtgtcccACTTCCTTCCCAAGGTGTTACATCAAccctttttcctatttttttcttAGCAATCCTTTTTCCCGTtcttaaaagaaatgaaagaaagctACTTTGTCCACTTGCACAAACGGCTACCACTCATGTACATATCGATCATTTCTGTAAAGTGAGGTTTGAGCTATGAAAATGGGAATCTGCACTCTGCAGCTGCGTGCCCTAAGAGAACAATGGCGGCCCACCATGTCAACATCACAACGCAAATAATTAGAATGGATCAGATTCACAATATGATTTTAATCAACTATTATTTGTCAAAAAGTAGACAAATTTCACTAAATTAACTTTTTCTGTTTCTCTGACCAACTAAATTAATCCACAAGTGGGCCAAAAATCTAATACAAACATCATGTTACTTTGTGTGGGAAGTATTAGAATTTTTCATAAGAACTAGCTTGGTTAGGAAATTCCATCGAATATCCAAACGTGCTAAGTTCGATTGATCCTTTTTACGATGGAAAGAACTAATTCACAAGTACCATAAAGTCACAAATCTATCAAACTAATGCATAAAGATTGATTGGATGTTCAATCAAACCTACAATTATATATGTCAAGTTGGGTCGATCATTCAAACGTATCACGTCAATCGATTGGATTAATGCACTTGAATCGTTggttgatcttatcacgatcgattGAACTAATGCACTAAGATTGATCAGATGATGTTGGATCATTTATGAAATCATGttgttataataattttaaaaatatatgtttttcaaaagtttgcCAAAGCCcctctttttgttgttgtatgcTAAAAACTCCAATAATAGAGAGAACAATCAGTCGGCATTATCTGCAAACTGAAGGAACGCTAGCTGTGAGGGCTGTGTGGTTGTTTTATTTAGATAGGAATATTGGAACTTCATCAGCATGGTCCCAATAATTATAAGAATCATATTCTATTATTGAaactccaaacaaaaaaaggctCGGATCATAGTGGGGAGAAAAAAGAAGGATAAGAAAGTAGCTGCAAAAAGAGCAAGCTGATGAAAGGAACCTTAACACAGCCAAAACAAGCCCAAACAAAAAGCACTTTTCCAAACCAAAAGTACGTCATTTCATCAATGCAATGCACCCCCAttgaaaaaacacaagaaaaataataaaaatacaaattcaaatcACTGTCTGTACAGAGAGATGGGGGAACAGGGCtggaaatgttttttttttttttttttttttttgaagtacttGAAATTTGTTTCATTCCAAAAGGGCTGTTAGTTTGCAGAGACAGAAGCTTCTTTTAAGAGTACAATCTACAAAGCTTCGTTCTTACATAGTAGTAGATGAAGAAAAAGCTGtacaataaacaaagaaaaccacCTTCGTTCTACGGTTCTACCTCCCAATTTCCTAAAACCAAAAACAGTCAAAAGTCGCATGCAACTTTCTATGCTACCCACCGTCATTTTAGCGTCTCTCTCTCGCCCCCTAATTCATTCATGGCTTCAAACGAAACCACTGGTACCGACCCTCCAAGGGCACATCCTTCACAATGTCATAGTTGTACCTGAAGGAAAAGGGTAAAGTTTGTTAGTCAGTTAGGGTTCGATTCCCCATCCGCTAAAATGCGCAAGTAGAGCGTAACCGCTTATCCTGCGCACTCTTACATACACGCGCGCACAGAAACAGTACTCACTTCTCGGCGAACCGCTTTTGCTCGTACTTCTCAGCCTTCGCGAAGAACTCCTCGATCTCCGCCTTAGGTGGAGTCTGCGCCGCCGGAGGCTTCGTCGCCAGCGAGTCCATTTCGTCTGAGTCTTCGCAGAGCTCGCTCGACGTCGTCGTCACTGTGCTGAGTAGAAGAAGAACATGAAAGAAACGAATTCCGTCACGAAATGTTTCGTTTTGAATTCGAacaatttgagagagagagagagagaggaattgaAATAAACCTGAATTTTCTGTTGATATACGTTGAGTCTACGGTTTCGAAACTCTTGGCCTGCAATGGTACGTTCAAGAAGCgtgaataaatttgaaatttaaagtgTTACTATTTATTACGAGCAATTAAAGTCGGTGGAACCGAAAATTGCGAAGGAAACCAGTGAAACcccgtttggttgctgagaaaataaaggaaaaggaatGTAAACAAGAAATTCTACTCAACTAAGCCTAAATTGACCAATTTCAATTGCTTGTGTGAAGCTCGTCATTTTTCTTggtagaaaaagcaaaaaaagaaaaagaaaaagagagctCAAAGCTtagttttctttcattttccccCGTTTTCTCAGCAAACACACACGGAGTAACAGAAACAAATTCAAACCGAATTGAACTActctaaattgagaaattcgaATTCGAAATTCACCTCCAGATCTAAGAGCCTCAAGTTGTCCCTCACGACCTCGCTCGACTCATTGCTGGAGCAACAAGACGCCGGGAACTGGTCCGTACAAAAGCTCGAGCACAAGTCACCGGCGTTCATTCCGCCGGAATCCATGCACAAACTCTGGTTCTCTAGGTCGACATTCGACGAAGCCAAACCAACAACTCTCCTCCTCTTGGACACCCCCGCGCCTGCGCTTGAGCCCTCCACCACGGCATTCCGCTTACAGTTTCTCACACTATCCTCCATTAATtgtctctctcctctctctctctctctctctctctcacttttaCCAGCACTATTCTTTTTCCTATTCCTTCTGGTTTTGCTATTTTTGGGTGGAGACTCTGGAGAGACTGGAGTGAGGGATCCGAGAGGATATTTAAGGGGCAGTGATGGACGGTTGAGATTTGAAGCTAAAAAGGGTGGTttgtgtttgttaattttgttactGTTGGTGTGGTCCTGACTCGGCAATCGGTGACAAGACGACGCGAACGGGAGTGTGCTGCTGTCCACCACGAGATTTGGGCGGTTGAGGGATCCCAGGTGCTTATTTACTACTGTTTACACTAGGGCGGTGTGTACAAAATCCGCCTCCATAACCGCCTTTAGCAGATGGTGATTTGGAGAATGCTAGgaatttttttggtgttcttttgatcttagttagatataaattattttctaaaaactgaataagagaaataaatgatCGAGAAATGTTATGAGTTaataaatttcttatatttgatctatattctcctacaaatttaatagattaattattaaatttgttgaGTCTACTATTGACGGTCCACATAagatcacaaatttaatggttaatttgtaagataagatTTGCCAAATAGTGAGAAAATATTCACCCTTGGCCCGTCCAATAAAGTTGTAAATGTGGATGCGAATGTGATTATTGACAATAAATGCATTCGTGCATATGAGGTAATGAATATTTTAGACATATTTTAGTCTTTTGAACCTCTATTAGGACTTATTTTAaacaactttaaaattttaacccTTCTAAGTTCACCATTTTTGGGCTAGAACCTTGATGGAAATGTGTGGAGGGGGCTGTCGGTGTGTGTTTCGTAACAATGTGATACTAAGTGAGGCGTAGAGGATTGTGATGCTTACTTTTGTGGCGTGAACGGTTCAAGCCAGCAGATATATAAGGGAGTTTCTAGGTTTGAgatatttttcatatcaaacatCCTAGAAACTCCCATATATATCTGCCGGCTTCAACCATTCACGTcacaaaagtatatatatatatatattaaccgcATTGTTTATCCTAAAATTGTTATCCGTAATTCATATTTGCATATggggttaataatttttactaaTTGTTATTGGCATCCGCATAAATAGATAGCGGTTAGTTACAGTTAATAACTGTCCAATTGTACAGCCCTACCGTCCACGGAGAGTGAATACCGCTACTCATCACCCACGGGCGAACAAATTTTTGGGTCTATTCTCATATACACATCCACCTTATGTGTATGGGGTGTTTTACATAAACAATACAAAGTCATTCATTAATATTTTCTCACCAACCAATCACATAAACGGAAGCCCAACGAGCTAGAGTGAGAGAAAGTGTTTGAAATGTGTTCAAAACAcgtttcaaaattattattcttaGGGTTTCTTCGATGAAAGATTGATTGGTTTCAAAACGATCTATCAGTGCAATGTGGCACATTACGATCGATCGGTGTCAGCTTGCATGATTTTGGATAAGATCTTTCAACACACATACATGTGGGTTGAAGGTCCTATTTAAGGGCATAGGATAAATACTAATTAGGGTTTACAAACCCCATTTCACCAATTTTCTCAAAGACTCAAccctatatatagagagatagagagaggacCACCTTAGGACCTCCCAACTCGATCTTTGGCGTTTAGATCTTATTGTGGAGACTTTTGTAACCGAAATTGTGTTAGTTTCTCTCCTTCCTACAATCCCTACATCAGACTACGACAGTGCATTGTCAGCTTCAACCTTCTTCCAATGGTTGTTGCTGGTTCCAAGTGGGGATTTAAATAGGTTTGCCTCAATTTGTTTCCATTTTACTTCTGTAACCGCCTTGTGCGGCCCCTTAAAAGGACCGAGTCACTTGTTTGACTCATTTCCTACGCTCTGTAATTATTTTTGCactgtttttgtttgtttttggtatGTTGTTAGAGAGTCCACCCCAGTTTTGTTTTTAGGATCACCTACTTCTTCTTCTGTTCAGATTAGGAAATGGGAAGGATCTTCCCCAGtaactttttccttattcaattttttttttttttttaagaaaaaaaagcctTGGAGGCCTTGCTGCTAAGGGCTCGGAGAGGCTTCCTCCCATCTTGAGGTATGGAGACTTAACCTAGTCCTAATCCTTGTTATTATGCATGTTTTACACTGTAATTTACGTAGTTAATCATGATTAGTATTTAGTTGCTCCGGTACCTACTAGGGAAATTTATAAGATATGATGTTGCTGAATTAATTTTAGTGAAATAAGGAATTGCGTAATCTCTTATAGTTGGATTAAGCGTAGAGTTAGATTTTCTGTTGAAATGATGGTGATTATAGAAAATCACAAGTTTAAGCGTGAGATTTTATGTGACCATGAGGTCTTGTGGAAACGATAGTGATTTCATAGCTAATATTCTAGTTAGGTAAAACTTGTGCATGTGTTAGTTTGGTTGATCGTATGAAAAACTTCATTAACTCTTTTAAccctttaattattatttttgtaatcacttttttaaagttcaataactcttaatttagtgtattaaattttaaaaattgtgcaATCTCTCATCTACCGTTAGGGTTTAGAGTTATATCAGACGGTAAAAGGTTGAAATGATCTTTATACTCctgtaaattttataaaattacaaaattaccttattttaaaaaataaaaacaaaaacttaagtCTATTGACCCTCGGGTCACCGGGTGGGTCTGGTGGGACATTccctctttttgttttattttattttatattttttatttaaaattagggTATTTGGGAAATTTCTCACTCATCGGTAAAAAAATCCTAGCGGAGGGGTGaggtttcaaatttttttaaagtttgatacattaaattgagagcTTTAAACTTTGAGCAGGTGattataaaagtgataaaagttcATGGGGATTAAATGAAATttgtcataatatatatataaaaggtttTAAAATGGGAGAGAATTGAGGAGAGCTatgtagaaaataaaattatgaacaaAATGTCCCTTCTTGAATTCTgaaaattctaattttgaggGACTTTTCTAAACAcattttatatgattaaatGTAGGATTTAGGTGAGATGGGGAGGATCGCAACTTGTTGCCACTTAGGTAAGTAAACACATTCTCGATACAAATGGAAAATACATTTTCTACTAAATTACATGCATTGAGGTAAGGTCGAGAAATCTTTTAACTTGTTTATATTTACATGTTTAAAATTATGCCTATTCTTTCCTTCCATATTCAATGTCATGTTCTTTTTTTAAGCCATGGTAAATAGACATGCTATGATTTTTAAAGAAATGCCATGAACATAATTTTCATTATTCATGAAGTTGCACATGCCATGATTATGAACTCTTTGCATGTGCATCATGTTTAATATGTTTATTCCCTCGACACCATTATTACATGACTATGACTGGTATTAGATCACATGACACGTATAATCCAACGGATAGCGGCCTTCTCCTTGAAAGATCTCACGGCAAGCTGATCTTTTAAGGCCAAAATATCGGGAGAATGATGGccccatttcaagtgaaatggagacaTCTATTTAGGGTCAATTTAGTTTACAGATTtgaccattttatttttaggattaGTTATTCATATAAGAATGACTAATTCCATTCACAcatgaatagttattcctctaaaaaatgagaggaataacTATCATTTTATATGGATGGCTGGACCTTGGGGTTGGCAGCGCCACCCCCGGAGTGCCTCGCGGTGGACCGGAGAGGCCCTCTAGGGGTGGCGCGGCCACCCACACTACCCCAAGGCCATCGGGGGTGGCCTTGGCCAACCCCAATCAGATTCTGGGGGTGGCGCGGCTGCCCCCGATGTGATCTAGCCACCCCGGAATCTCACAGGGGTGGCCCCACTAGGGGTGGTCACACCACCCCCAGGGCACCTCGGGGGTCCACCCCaaggtggtgcgaccacccccagGTCATGCAGgggatggccggccacccctgtaattctagatttttttttttttttttttataaaagaaggGTGctgtttttggtaattttggttcaatttccattaaaatatatatgttgttac from Corylus avellana chromosome ca1, CavTom2PMs-1.0 encodes the following:
- the LOC132166598 gene encoding cyclin-dependent kinase inhibitor 7-like, giving the protein MEDSVRNCKRNAVVEGSSAGAGVSKRRRVVGLASSNVDLENQSLCMDSGGMNAGDLCSSFCTDQFPASCCSSNESSEVVRDNLRLLDLEAKSFETVDSTYINRKFSTVTTTSSELCEDSDEMDSLATKPPAAQTPPKAEIEEFFAKAEKYEQKRFAEKYNYDIVKDVPLEGRYQWFRLKP